Proteins encoded together in one Leptospira bourretii window:
- a CDS encoding sensor histidine kinase, producing MKTFLDRLGVFRLLNLGVAEYLGLETSVRVQLSNLVAILGIFSNIEYSIFFVIAGAPHYLIMNVIHVLVICSLIYVLYLNTRGRYFFSRILLVFTISVPLFCVSTISFGTSGGFYYYFLMFAIVPFVIFSYDEKGWIFFVFLMNTSFYIWFEFFGSPGVFEKGTLLYHKEVQDLFRINSVVSCLSFVALFMFYFLRNINRIQKEMARINDHKDRIFSILAHDLKGPIGTISTYLGYITKSLPEREELLFGLTELKKSTNQTYLVLENLLDWVRNETQKTQCNPKNLNLSSILKNALDLLNIQAKDKGISWETKVSEGHFVYCDERMTATVLRNILSNAIKYSHPNSKVLIETEKNSDCIEIRFQDFGVGMGPDLLAKILEGKRFDSGFGTAGEKGTGLGLLVCKELLEEQGGTLQISSKLTGGTKISIQLPLAD from the coding sequence ATGAAAACTTTTTTGGATCGATTGGGAGTATTTCGGTTACTCAATTTAGGGGTGGCTGAATATTTGGGTTTAGAAACTTCCGTTCGGGTTCAACTTTCCAACTTGGTTGCCATTTTGGGAATTTTTTCAAATATCGAATATTCCATTTTTTTTGTAATCGCAGGTGCTCCTCATTATCTGATCATGAATGTCATTCATGTCCTTGTTATCTGTTCTTTAATTTATGTTTTGTATCTAAATACGAGGGGAAGGTATTTTTTTTCTCGGATTCTCTTGGTGTTTACAATTTCAGTTCCATTGTTTTGTGTTTCTACAATTAGTTTTGGAACATCCGGTGGGTTTTACTATTATTTTCTAATGTTTGCCATTGTGCCTTTTGTGATTTTTTCATACGATGAGAAGGGTTGGATTTTTTTTGTATTCCTTATGAATACAAGCTTTTATATCTGGTTTGAGTTTTTTGGAAGTCCAGGTGTGTTCGAAAAAGGAACGTTATTATATCATAAAGAAGTTCAGGATTTGTTTCGTATCAATTCCGTTGTGTCATGTTTATCTTTTGTAGCTTTATTTATGTTTTATTTTTTAAGAAATATCAATCGAATCCAAAAGGAAATGGCAAGGATCAATGATCATAAAGATCGCATTTTTTCTATTCTTGCGCATGATTTGAAAGGACCAATTGGTACGATTAGTACGTATTTAGGATATATAACAAAATCTTTGCCAGAAAGAGAAGAGCTTCTTTTTGGTTTAACGGAACTGAAAAAAAGTACAAACCAAACGTATTTGGTTTTGGAAAACTTATTGGACTGGGTTAGGAATGAAACGCAAAAAACTCAATGTAATCCCAAAAATTTAAATCTCTCTTCGATTTTAAAAAATGCCCTAGACTTACTCAATATTCAAGCAAAAGACAAAGGTATCTCTTGGGAAACAAAAGTTTCAGAAGGTCATTTTGTATATTGCGATGAACGAATGACTGCGACTGTCTTACGCAATATATTATCCAATGCGATAAAATATTCTCACCCGAATAGTAAGGTTTTAATTGAAACTGAAAAAAACTCCGATTGTATCGAAATACGGTTTCAAGATTTCGGTGTGGGTATGGGTCCTGATTTACTTGCCAAAATTCTTGAAGGGAAACGATTTGATTCAGGTTTTGGAACAGCTGGTGAAAAAGGAACAGGTCTCGGTTTGCTTGTCTGTAAAGAGTTACTTGAGGAACAAGGTGGAACCCTTCAGATCAGCAGTAAACTTACTGGGGGGACAAAAATTAGCATTCAACTTCCCCTTGCGGATTAA
- a CDS encoding NAD(P)-binding domain-containing protein, whose protein sequence is MWPSTYFRWLTKSAPMGPVEVYPELSESYETDLPNVFIIGDLTGVPLLKLAAESGVNVWKHIRENKEDCLDAVIIGSGPAGLSCAYEAKRLGKKFILLEANIPFQTIQSYPKHKPIFAEPKGLDSKSRIKITDSTKEDLLEYLNALIKEDTITIQTGKRVVSIQPEGKVYKVQTETGESFFTSSVVIAIGKSGDPKRLGVKGESNPSVFYRFFDPSDAKEKSVVIVGGGDSAVEAAIACSRYAKLVNLVYRGKELTRPKQKNKEELEKLVRDGKVKLQLESEVTEISEQNLFVKTSVGSAKLKFDLVYILIGNTAPTQFLKKLGIKIQNEKSLSDWVGFSSLLSFAGAAYLGKASFYGPGWFSPLATVFAAISFLSLSFFIYLKWNFNHLKTTSWVLLRNTYLLFVFFYFLYAYLSATYFGYTLFGKYPSFHYTMLYSLTILFFGIRRIFVRKTDYIFYQTISLIFVQVFFLFLLPELILPTLGDLGYLGTSNGYIRTEIFPNDAYWKAYGFILAWPLSMGVLYDGGITNFWLGYGILFSFGFIPFLVYRYGKGAYCGWICSCGGLAETLGDEHRQKMPHGKWAYRLEHSGQYILALAFLLTFFKLFGVYGKKIHPDLEISEVMADSVKWLYDLIVDIGLAGVVGVGFYFLFSGRIWCRMFCPLASLMHIYARFSSFRIFSDKKKCISCNICTKNCHQGIDVMGYASRGIPMDSVQCVRCSACVSLCPTDVLEFGRLVPAGIQYDSLTAKTRK, encoded by the coding sequence ATGTGGCCATCAACTTATTTTCGTTGGTTAACCAAATCTGCCCCAATGGGGCCTGTTGAAGTTTACCCAGAATTATCCGAATCGTATGAAACAGACTTACCTAATGTTTTTATCATTGGTGATTTAACTGGTGTTCCACTACTCAAACTTGCCGCCGAGAGTGGGGTGAATGTATGGAAACACATTCGTGAAAATAAAGAAGACTGTTTAGATGCTGTGATCATTGGGTCAGGGCCTGCCGGTCTTTCATGTGCATACGAAGCGAAACGGTTAGGCAAAAAGTTCATTCTCCTTGAAGCAAATATTCCATTTCAAACCATCCAAAGTTATCCAAAACATAAACCCATTTTTGCAGAACCAAAAGGATTAGATTCCAAGTCCAGAATTAAGATTACCGATTCAACGAAAGAGGACTTATTGGAGTATTTGAATGCCCTAATCAAAGAAGACACAATCACTATCCAAACTGGGAAACGTGTTGTGTCCATCCAACCTGAGGGCAAAGTATATAAAGTGCAAACGGAAACAGGTGAATCGTTTTTTACCAGTTCTGTTGTAATCGCCATTGGAAAATCAGGTGATCCAAAGAGATTGGGTGTGAAAGGTGAATCGAACCCTTCTGTATTTTATCGTTTTTTTGATCCTTCTGATGCAAAAGAAAAATCTGTGGTGATTGTTGGTGGTGGTGATAGTGCCGTCGAAGCAGCAATCGCCTGTTCACGTTATGCGAAATTGGTAAATTTGGTATACAGAGGAAAGGAGCTTACACGGCCGAAACAAAAAAATAAAGAAGAATTGGAAAAGTTGGTTCGAGATGGAAAAGTCAAACTTCAACTTGAATCAGAAGTCACAGAAATTTCCGAACAAAACTTATTTGTGAAAACATCTGTAGGTTCGGCCAAACTGAAATTTGATTTGGTTTATATTTTGATTGGGAATACGGCTCCTACCCAATTCTTAAAAAAATTAGGTATTAAAATTCAAAATGAAAAATCACTTTCTGATTGGGTTGGATTCAGTTCCCTTTTATCTTTTGCAGGTGCAGCTTATTTGGGGAAGGCTTCTTTTTATGGACCTGGATGGTTTTCGCCTTTGGCAACAGTCTTTGCCGCGATTTCATTTTTGTCCTTATCCTTTTTTATTTATTTAAAATGGAATTTCAATCATCTGAAAACTACTTCTTGGGTTTTGTTAAGAAATACCTATTTACTATTTGTGTTTTTTTACTTTCTTTATGCATACCTATCCGCCACTTATTTTGGTTATACTCTCTTTGGTAAATATCCATCTTTCCACTATACAATGTTATACTCACTGACGATTCTATTTTTTGGAATCAGAAGGATTTTTGTTAGAAAAACAGATTATATCTTTTACCAAACGATCAGTTTAATCTTTGTTCAGGTTTTCTTTTTGTTTTTGTTGCCTGAATTAATTTTACCAACCCTTGGTGATTTAGGATATTTAGGAACATCGAATGGTTATATTAGAACAGAAATATTTCCAAATGACGCCTACTGGAAAGCTTATGGGTTTATTTTGGCATGGCCACTCAGTATGGGGGTTTTGTATGATGGAGGGATCACCAATTTTTGGTTAGGTTATGGTATTTTGTTTAGTTTTGGGTTTATACCTTTTTTAGTTTATCGTTATGGTAAAGGTGCTTATTGCGGATGGATTTGTTCTTGCGGTGGACTTGCAGAAACTTTAGGAGATGAACATCGGCAGAAAATGCCACATGGAAAATGGGCCTATCGTTTGGAACATTCTGGCCAATACATTCTGGCTTTGGCATTTTTGTTAACATTCTTTAAATTATTTGGAGTTTATGGAAAAAAGATACACCCTGATTTAGAAATTTCTGAAGTTATGGCTGATTCAGTAAAATGGCTTTACGATCTCATTGTGGACATTGGGCTTGCTGGTGTTGTTGGAGTTGGTTTTTATTTTCTTTTTTCTGGAAGGATTTGGTGCAGAATGTTTTGTCCACTTGCTTCTTTGATGCATATCTATGCTCGTTTTAGTAGTTTTCGAATTTTTTCTGATAAAAAGAAATGTATATCTTGTAATATTTGTACAAAAAATTGCCATCAAGGAATTGATGTGATGGGTTATGCAAGTAGAGGCATTCCTATGGATAGCGTACAATGCGTACGTTGTTCAGCATGTGTGTCACTTTGCCCGACGGACGTTTTAGAGTTTGGGCGATTGGTCCCAGCTGGGATTCAGTATGATTCCCTCACTGCAAAAACAAGGAAATAA
- a CDS encoding glycerate kinase type-2 family protein, translated as MIPSLQKQGNKQLNALRKDIEELFWEGVRSATPEYLSPEFWNNHPDLCEVFKNPLKKNYVFALGKAAYSMALSFQKFFPVEAGFILTKYDHLPKEIQRKGQMDVWKCREAAHPIPDKNSELFAREVLDEILQLDEDHQLIVLLSGGGSSLFEIPEKGYLLKDLIELNENLLKKGLSIQEINSERKKYSAVKAGKLLNKLKAQLKVYTFAISDVLGDDPNVIASGPSYPGSEYYVMGNLTSSLRAMEKKAKSIGYEVNTISDSWDFSSEITAKKFVDELLDGDTNPKKQAILLGGELVCPVDGTGLGGRNQETALRVAILTEGYHTDREWLFLSCGTDGTDGPTDAAGGIVGPGITQKMKEKGWDPKKELLNSNSYPILKDMEALLFTGATGTNVNDLLILLLAERNS; from the coding sequence ATGATTCCCTCACTGCAAAAACAAGGAAATAAACAACTGAATGCTTTAAGAAAAGATATTGAAGAACTATTTTGGGAAGGAGTACGAAGTGCAACACCCGAATATCTTTCACCAGAATTTTGGAACAATCATCCAGATCTTTGTGAAGTATTCAAAAATCCTCTGAAGAAAAACTATGTTTTTGCCCTCGGAAAAGCTGCTTACTCGATGGCTTTGTCTTTTCAAAAGTTTTTTCCAGTGGAGGCTGGTTTTATCCTTACTAAGTACGACCATCTTCCAAAAGAAATACAAAGAAAGGGACAAATGGATGTATGGAAATGCAGAGAAGCCGCTCACCCCATACCAGATAAAAATTCCGAACTATTTGCAAGAGAAGTGTTGGATGAAATTTTACAGCTAGATGAAGATCACCAATTGATTGTTTTGTTATCTGGAGGAGGGTCTAGCCTTTTTGAGATACCGGAAAAGGGATATCTACTTAAAGATTTAATTGAACTAAATGAAAATTTGTTAAAAAAGGGACTTTCCATTCAAGAAATCAATTCGGAAAGAAAAAAATATTCGGCTGTAAAAGCAGGTAAACTCTTAAACAAACTCAAGGCTCAGTTAAAGGTTTATACGTTTGCAATTTCTGATGTGTTAGGTGATGATCCCAATGTCATAGCTTCTGGACCAAGTTATCCGGGAAGTGAATATTATGTGATGGGGAATCTAACTTCTTCTCTGCGGGCAATGGAAAAAAAAGCCAAAAGTATTGGTTATGAAGTGAATACCATTTCCGATTCATGGGATTTTTCCAGTGAAATCACTGCAAAAAAATTCGTTGATGAGTTGTTAGATGGAGATACTAATCCTAAAAAACAAGCCATTTTACTCGGCGGGGAGCTTGTATGTCCTGTTGATGGAACAGGGTTAGGAGGCCGAAACCAAGAAACGGCGCTGCGTGTGGCCATCCTAACGGAAGGTTATCATACGGATCGGGAATGGTTATTTCTTTCTTGTGGGACAGATGGAACGGATGGTCCCACTGATGCTGCCGGTGGAATTGTTGGTCCAGGGATTACCCAAAAGATGAAGGAAAAAGGTTGGGATCCAAAAAAGGAATTATTAAATTCTAATTCCTATCCCATCTTGAAAGACATGGAGGCACTCCTTTTTACGGGTGCTACTGGAACTAATGTCAATGACCTATTGATTCTTTTGTTAGCGGAACGGAATTCCTAA
- a CDS encoding C69 family dipeptidase, with protein MCDTSLATEKFTKTQKRIFAKNSDREPNEAQSILHVPRLEHKKGSKLRTTYIEIPQTPVTYEVFLSKPFHMWGAEMGVNEFGLCIGNEAVFTNLKIPKKNDGLTGMDLIRLALERCKSAKDGLFLITELLETYGQDACGGYENQSFFYHNSFIIADRKDGYVLETADRYWVAKKIDTFYAISNGLTIGSDFEYSSPNLIDKLRNKPNQEFSFKDHFSDRFYTYMSHCKDRRSLHQKTAESLELENASYTTKHAMDTLKTHTIENDEFEPSSSSMKSLCLHATGPTTPNQTNGSLIVEWDTSETNQDPLRVFYTGTSTPCLSLFKPFYFGTKNFIGSSSLSSNKTYSETLWWLHESIARKSNFDYQAVRSILLPALIGIQESILNISKEFLSPQKKEEVQWRFLKDHVNVLKKIDEELIRSKIGTSRWQNPFFQLYWSGQNKKLGIPFR; from the coding sequence ATGTGCGACACCTCTCTTGCCACTGAAAAATTTACCAAAACTCAAAAAAGAATCTTTGCGAAAAACTCGGATCGCGAACCAAACGAAGCACAATCCATACTTCATGTTCCTCGTTTAGAACATAAAAAAGGTTCAAAACTACGTACTACCTATATTGAGATTCCGCAAACTCCCGTTACTTATGAAGTTTTTTTGAGCAAACCATTTCATATGTGGGGTGCAGAGATGGGTGTGAATGAATTCGGACTTTGTATTGGCAATGAAGCAGTTTTTACCAATCTAAAAATACCAAAAAAAAATGATGGTTTAACAGGAATGGACCTGATCCGTTTGGCTTTAGAAAGATGTAAATCGGCTAAAGATGGATTATTCCTTATTACCGAACTTTTAGAAACTTACGGGCAAGATGCATGTGGAGGTTATGAAAATCAGTCCTTCTTTTATCATAACAGCTTTATCATTGCAGATAGAAAAGATGGATATGTATTAGAAACTGCAGATCGTTACTGGGTAGCAAAAAAAATAGATACTTTTTATGCCATTTCAAATGGACTCACAATTGGTTCCGATTTTGAATATTCATCACCTAACTTAATAGATAAACTTCGAAATAAACCTAATCAAGAATTTTCTTTTAAAGACCATTTTAGCGATCGATTTTATACATATATGAGCCATTGCAAAGACAGACGATCTCTGCACCAAAAAACTGCAGAAAGTTTAGAATTGGAAAATGCAAGTTATACTACAAAACATGCTATGGACACTTTAAAAACACATACGATCGAAAACGATGAATTCGAACCATCTTCTTCTTCAATGAAATCCTTATGTTTACATGCGACAGGACCCACAACACCGAATCAAACGAACGGAAGTTTAATTGTTGAATGGGACACTTCTGAAACCAACCAAGACCCACTCAGAGTATTTTATACAGGAACATCCACACCGTGTTTAAGTTTATTTAAACCATTTTATTTTGGAACAAAAAACTTCATAGGTTCTTCGAGTTTATCATCCAATAAAACTTATTCCGAAACCTTATGGTGGTTACACGAATCAATTGCAAGAAAATCCAATTTTGATTACCAAGCAGTTCGGTCGATTTTACTTCCTGCATTAATCGGAATCCAAGAATCTATTTTAAATATTTCCAAAGAATTTCTTTCTCCTCAAAAAAAAGAAGAAGTCCAATGGAGATTTTTAAAAGATCATGTGAACGTTTTGAAAAAAATAGATGAAGAACTCATCCGTTCCAAAATTGGAACAAGTCGATGGCAAAATCCATTCTTCCAATTGTATTGGTCGGGACAAAATAAAAAATTAGGAATTCCGTTCCGCTAA
- a CDS encoding cation-translocating P-type ATPase, whose protein sequence is MPSIPKQISEYILMGLTQEQVRKNRTKYGANEISSSKKKGIFQMLFGVVTEPMILLLISISIVYLLLGDRGEALLLLFSVVGIITITFYQEKKTETAISALRSLASPRTNVIRDKQIIRIEGKDVVYDDLLILNEGDRVPADCELISDRMFSCDESLLTGESVPVSKSQSNSVFCGSLVVSGEGVCRVNAVGNHTEIGKIGRKIADETVGRTLLEIEVARLVRNLFIVAASLCVILALYFGIVKSQWLHGLLSGLTLAIGLMPEELPLVLTIFFALGAFRLSTKNVLVRRSSIIETLGAATVLCSDKTGTITQNKMKVGIVVTKSETATLHPESNLSEDVKDLLQIAYCASKHPSFDPMDIAISDCLVSFHEIDDSALLSVKDFPLTPDHLTMVRVLQEKNAYQSYAKGSPEAIFDLCQFDSAESNFWTTKTNELAKAGYRVLGVAKSKSPSSNIPEERKHVDYLFYGLLAFLDPIREIVPLAVKTAYDSGIRVIMITGDYPETAKNIADQIGLKDSHLVYTGKALASLNETELQSVIRTCNVFSRVSPEDKWRIVRMLKADGEIVAMTGDGVNDAPALRTANIGVAMGERGTDVAREAADIVLLDDSFSSILESVKIGRQIFDNLKKALGYLIGVHIPIVGITFFPIIFDWPIVVLSAIHIVFMEMVIDPTCTIVFERESQEADLMKRKPRETSEPLLDKELFINSLIQGAISLLSVVSSYWITELFLKGNSSPKVVSTATFVTLVFSNLFLILANRSLHESMWSRMRIPNPIIRFVFAGTIGVLFLAMYLPGLNAMFHFVPLNFVQFSSAILVAFIGVLFYDMTKVLVSKLLRG, encoded by the coding sequence ATGCCTTCGATTCCAAAACAAATTTCAGAATACATCCTCATGGGTTTAACCCAAGAACAGGTTCGAAAAAACCGTACCAAGTATGGTGCTAATGAAATCAGCTCTTCAAAGAAGAAAGGGATTTTTCAGATGTTGTTTGGGGTTGTGACAGAGCCGATGATTCTGCTTCTCATTTCCATAAGTATCGTTTATTTGCTTTTGGGTGATCGTGGAGAGGCTCTTTTGTTGTTATTTTCCGTTGTCGGCATCATCACGATTACTTTTTACCAAGAGAAAAAAACAGAAACTGCAATCTCTGCCTTACGTTCACTAGCGAGCCCAAGAACCAATGTCATTCGTGACAAACAAATCATTCGGATCGAAGGAAAAGATGTAGTTTATGATGATCTATTGATTTTGAACGAAGGAGATCGAGTTCCTGCTGATTGCGAATTGATCTCTGATCGAATGTTTTCTTGTGATGAGTCTTTGTTAACTGGAGAATCGGTCCCTGTTTCCAAATCACAATCCAATTCTGTTTTTTGTGGGTCGTTAGTTGTTAGTGGAGAGGGAGTTTGTCGTGTGAATGCTGTAGGAAATCACACAGAAATTGGGAAAATTGGGCGTAAAATTGCCGATGAAACAGTTGGCCGAACATTACTCGAAATAGAAGTAGCACGTCTTGTGCGTAATTTATTTATTGTGGCTGCTTCTTTATGTGTCATCCTTGCTCTTTATTTTGGAATTGTCAAAAGCCAATGGTTACATGGTCTACTTTCGGGTTTAACATTGGCAATCGGATTGATGCCAGAGGAACTGCCACTGGTGTTAACCATATTTTTTGCCTTAGGTGCATTTCGTTTGAGTACAAAAAATGTTTTGGTTAGGAGATCATCAATCATTGAAACTTTAGGTGCGGCTACGGTTCTTTGTTCTGATAAAACGGGGACCATTACCCAAAATAAAATGAAGGTTGGGATTGTTGTTACAAAATCTGAAACAGCCACTTTGCATCCAGAATCCAATCTTTCCGAAGATGTAAAAGATTTATTACAAATTGCTTATTGTGCCTCCAAACATCCAAGTTTTGATCCAATGGATATCGCTATATCCGATTGTTTGGTTTCTTTCCATGAAATAGATGATTCGGCTTTGTTATCTGTGAAAGATTTTCCGTTGACACCAGACCATTTAACGATGGTTCGTGTATTGCAAGAAAAAAATGCCTACCAGAGTTATGCCAAAGGTTCTCCAGAGGCAATTTTTGATTTATGTCAATTTGATTCTGCAGAGTCAAATTTTTGGACAACAAAAACAAATGAATTAGCAAAAGCAGGATACAGAGTTCTTGGTGTTGCCAAATCAAAATCACCATCTTCGAATATTCCTGAAGAAAGAAAACACGTTGATTATTTGTTTTATGGACTATTGGCATTTTTAGATCCCATTCGTGAGATAGTTCCTTTGGCAGTAAAAACAGCCTACGATTCGGGAATTCGTGTGATTATGATTACAGGAGATTATCCAGAAACTGCTAAAAACATTGCAGACCAAATTGGATTAAAGGATTCTCATTTGGTTTATACGGGAAAGGCTTTGGCCAGTTTGAATGAAACAGAATTACAATCTGTCATCCGAACTTGTAATGTTTTTTCTAGGGTAAGCCCGGAAGACAAATGGCGAATTGTTCGTATGTTAAAAGCGGATGGTGAGATTGTTGCTATGACAGGGGATGGTGTCAACGACGCTCCTGCATTGCGTACGGCAAATATCGGTGTGGCAATGGGGGAAAGAGGAACTGATGTTGCGCGAGAAGCAGCCGACATTGTTTTGTTAGATGATTCATTCTCTTCTATTTTGGAGTCGGTAAAGATCGGAAGGCAAATTTTTGATAACTTAAAAAAAGCATTAGGATACTTGATTGGAGTTCATATCCCAATTGTTGGTATTACATTTTTTCCGATTATTTTTGATTGGCCTATTGTTGTTTTATCTGCCATTCATATTGTATTTATGGAAATGGTCATTGATCCTACTTGTACAATTGTATTTGAAAGGGAATCGCAAGAAGCTGATTTGATGAAACGAAAACCGAGGGAAACATCGGAACCACTTTTGGATAAAGAATTGTTTATCAATTCCTTGATCCAGGGTGCCATTTCTTTGTTATCTGTTGTATCATCATATTGGATCACTGAGTTGTTTTTGAAAGGAAATTCCTCTCCAAAGGTTGTGAGTACGGCTACTTTTGTTACATTAGTATTTTCGAATTTATTCTTAATCCTTGCCAATCGTTCGCTCCATGAGTCGATGTGGAGTCGGATGCGAATTCCCAATCCAATCATTCGTTTTGTTTTTGCGGGGACAATCGGTGTGCTTTTTTTGGCTATGTATTTGCCCGGTTTGAATGCTATGTTTCATTTTGTGCCACTTAATTTTGTTCAGTTTTCCTCGGCGATACTGGTTGCATTTATTGGAGTATTGTTCTACGATATGACAAAAGTTTTGGTTTCAAAATTACTTCGTGGCTGA
- a CDS encoding patatin-like phospholipase family protein encodes MIELFFPKKYSALCLKSAFFGFFAHTGFVRGLQEIGFKPAVVTGSSSGAMIGALYATGREMVEFESLILGLRKKDFWEGNSLSMLGRLLRKGLNGYSGVLTGKATRKILYPYLGNKKFSDLPIKLGIAVSNLSKNKRELITEGNVLDAVMGSIAFPFLYEVQEFQGQEFLDGGIGDGEPIKELILDPSIDRIVIHQINNHRPVSRNTMKRALDASVQIIESETEDLKSLLAKEKGKKLIRLETNTPYLSPNDFSKGKFALAEGRGTAYRHRVEILGELELPVFGFFNQ; translated from the coding sequence ATGATAGAACTCTTCTTTCCTAAAAAGTATTCTGCTCTTTGTTTGAAATCCGCCTTTTTTGGATTTTTTGCGCATACAGGATTTGTGCGCGGTTTACAAGAAATTGGTTTTAAACCCGCCGTTGTCACAGGGTCAAGCTCTGGTGCAATGATCGGTGCCTTATATGCGACCGGCCGAGAAATGGTCGAATTTGAATCTCTTATTTTGGGACTAAGAAAAAAGGATTTTTGGGAAGGGAATTCTTTGTCAATGTTAGGTCGATTGTTACGCAAAGGTTTAAATGGTTATAGTGGGGTCCTTACTGGCAAAGCCACTCGCAAAATCTTATATCCATATCTTGGAAATAAAAAGTTTTCCGACTTACCAATAAAGTTAGGAATCGCCGTCTCCAATCTATCAAAAAACAAAAGAGAACTGATCACTGAAGGAAATGTATTAGATGCGGTGATGGGCTCAATCGCATTCCCATTTTTATACGAAGTACAAGAATTTCAGGGGCAGGAATTTTTGGATGGTGGTATTGGTGATGGCGAACCAATCAAAGAATTGATCTTGGATCCTAGTATTGATCGCATTGTCATACACCAAATCAATAATCATAGACCTGTGAGTCGAAACACAATGAAGCGCGCGTTAGATGCTTCTGTGCAAATTATCGAATCGGAAACTGAAGATTTAAAATCATTGTTGGCAAAGGAAAAAGGAAAAAAACTAATTCGTTTGGAGACAAACACTCCTTACCTTTCTCCCAATGACTTCTCAAAAGGTAAATTTGCTCTTGCCGAAGGGCGTGGAACCGCTTATCGGCATAGGGTAGAAATTTTGGGTGAACTGGAGCTACCAGTATTTGGTTTTTTTAATCAATAA